The following are from one region of the Tamandua tetradactyla isolate mTamTet1 chromosome 22 unlocalized genomic scaffold, mTamTet1.pri SUPER_22_unloc_1, whole genome shotgun sequence genome:
- the LOC143672891 gene encoding olfactory receptor 2T8-like, translating to MENRNHTSDFILLGLFNHTRAHFFFFVMMLTIAFISLLVNALMILLIHWDHHLHKPMYFLLSQLSLMDMMLVYTIVPKMAADYLTGKMFISPVGCGFQIFLFLTLVGGECFLLAVMSYDRYVAVCHPLRYPILMSWKVCLRMILGSWILGAADGLMQAAATLSFPYCKSHEIDHYFCEAPMLLHLACADTSVFEYAMYICCVLMLLVPISLILTSYSLILAAVLHMQSTEARKKAFATCSSHLAVVGLFYGAGTFIYMRPKSYTSANYDKIVSTFYTIFTPALNPLIYSLRNNDVKGALTKCMGQCVALNHN from the coding sequence ATGGAAAACAGAAACCATACCTCAGATTTCATTCTGCTAGGACTCTTTAATCATACAAGAGCCCACTTCTTCTTCTTTGTGATGATGCTGACAATTGCCTTCATCTCACTTCTGGTCAATGCCCTCATGATCCTCCTGATCCACTGGGACCACCATCTTCACAAGCCCATGTATTTCCTACTGAGCCAACTATCCCTCATGGACATGATGCTGGTTTACACCATTGTGCCCAAAATGGCTGCTGATTACTTGACTGGCAAAATGTTCATCTCCCCTGTGGGTTGTGGATTCCAGATCTTTCTCTTCCTCACACTGGTTGGTGGAGAGTGCTTCCTCCTGGCAGTCatgtcctatgaccgctatgtggctgTATGTCATCCTCTGCGATATCCCATCCTCATGAGCTGGAAAGTATGCCTGAGAATGATTTTGGGGTCTTGGATTCTTGGAGCAGCTGATGGTCTCATGCAGGCTGCTGCTACCCTGAGCTTCCCATATTGCAAGTCACATGAGATTGATCATTATTTTTGTGAGGCTCCTATGCTGTTGCACTTGGCTTGTGCAGACACTTCTGTCTTTGAGTATGCCATGTATATCTGCTGTGTATTAATGCTTCTAGTCCCAATATCATTGATCCTGACTTCCTATAGTCTCATCCTAGCTGCTGTTCTCCACATGCAATCCACAGAAGCTCGCAAGAAGGCTTTTGCCACCTGCTCATCACATTTGGCTGTGGTGGGACTCTTTTATGGAGCTGgtacatttatttatatgagaCCCAAGTCATACACATCAGCTAACTATGACAAGATTGTATCGACATTTTATACTATATTTACCCCTGCACTTAACCCCCTTATCTATAGTTTGAGGAACAATGATGTGAAAGGAGCCTTGACAAAGTGTATGGGTCAATGTGTTGCCTTAAATCATAACTAA